The following are encoded in a window of Rhodopirellula islandica genomic DNA:
- a CDS encoding ribonuclease H family protein codes for MMDPLQSLEEFASMTSEFGDPDFNPAPAKPRGSFLLVVSADSTSLSDGRWQFVIETSDGRPVMEAEDREFGDLNRLSLLAAVRGLEAMDGPSGITLLSHNRYLIRSLTDSLPRWRRSDFVWDHFGRRVEVQHADLWRRVDHALGIHEVQACLVTSRLVSRKPDQVTPDGAIPAADVNELTARASTKLNDPWSRIDQPHAGPPAPKSNQVVPTANDRLRDWLLSTAVSARGIQRSNPIKTS; via the coding sequence ATGATGGATCCTTTGCAATCACTCGAAGAATTCGCGTCGATGACGTCCGAATTTGGCGATCCCGATTTCAACCCCGCACCCGCGAAACCTCGCGGATCGTTTTTGCTGGTTGTCTCGGCCGACAGCACGTCGCTGTCCGATGGCCGTTGGCAATTTGTGATCGAGACTTCCGACGGACGACCCGTGATGGAAGCCGAAGATCGAGAGTTTGGTGATCTGAATCGCTTGTCGTTGTTGGCGGCGGTTCGGGGCTTGGAAGCGATGGACGGTCCCTCTGGCATCACCTTGCTCAGTCACAACCGATATTTGATTCGTTCGCTCACCGATTCGTTGCCGAGATGGCGACGCAGCGATTTCGTGTGGGATCACTTTGGCCGCCGGGTCGAAGTCCAGCACGCCGACCTGTGGCGACGCGTCGACCACGCGTTGGGAATCCACGAGGTCCAAGCCTGTTTGGTGACGTCCCGGTTGGTCAGTCGAAAGCCAGATCAGGTCACGCCGGATGGCGCGATCCCCGCAGCGGATGTCAATGAGTTGACTGCTCGTGCATCCACCAAACTGAATGACCCCTGGTCGCGAATCGACCAGCCTCACGCGGGGCCACCGGCTCCGAAATCCAATCAAGTGGTTCCGACAGCCAACGATCGGCTGCGGGACTGGTTGCTGAGCACCGCAGTTTCGGCTCGCGGGATTCAGCGTTCCAATCCGATCAAAACGTCCTGA
- a CDS encoding type III pantothenate kinase: MTDEPSSSNEPTLPSESQCDVVMVRVGIDIGNTAIKVVTEGASTGENAGVNRDRGPQLRSISLRDPEWITQCVEHLRTLGKQLAECKSSDCESVCYDVRVASVNRGSAEPLVTALDDAFYECIRVRFVTHQDVSMTIDVNYPDRVGIDRLLGAEAAFRRHAAPVIIVDAGTTVTVDFVSAEGVFCGGAILPGLEMQTAALAAGTDALPKLDWASHRCREMPEGPGRDTVAAMRLGVLSSVAGAVERLLRIYGGAATLVVTGGDAGCLVDALPANYQAVEEPHLVAQALLDLLRPNE; encoded by the coding sequence ATGACAGACGAACCATCCTCTTCGAATGAACCCACGCTTCCAAGCGAATCGCAGTGCGATGTCGTGATGGTGCGAGTTGGAATTGATATCGGAAACACCGCGATCAAGGTGGTCACCGAGGGAGCATCCACCGGCGAAAACGCTGGCGTGAACAGGGATCGCGGACCGCAGTTGCGATCGATCTCGTTGCGAGATCCTGAGTGGATCACGCAATGTGTCGAGCACTTGCGAACGCTTGGGAAACAACTGGCGGAATGCAAATCAAGCGACTGTGAGTCGGTTTGCTACGACGTGCGTGTTGCAAGCGTGAACCGAGGGTCCGCCGAGCCTTTGGTAACCGCTTTGGATGACGCGTTTTACGAGTGCATTCGGGTGCGTTTTGTGACCCACCAAGATGTCTCCATGACCATCGACGTGAACTATCCCGATCGAGTTGGAATCGACCGATTGTTGGGAGCGGAGGCTGCTTTCCGACGTCATGCGGCTCCCGTCATCATCGTCGATGCGGGCACCACCGTGACAGTGGATTTCGTGTCGGCAGAAGGCGTGTTCTGTGGCGGAGCGATCTTGCCTGGTTTGGAAATGCAGACCGCAGCTTTGGCGGCGGGAACGGACGCACTGCCCAAACTTGATTGGGCCTCGCATCGTTGTCGCGAGATGCCTGAGGGACCAGGCCGAGACACGGTCGCGGCAATGCGACTGGGCGTGCTCTCGTCCGTTGCGGGTGCCGTGGAGCGATTGCTTCGAATCTACGGCGGTGCAGCGACCTTGGTGGTGACCGGTGGCGATGCGGGATGCTTGGTGGACGCTTTGCCTGCGAATTACCAAGCGGTGGAAGAACCGCATTTGGTTGCCCAGGCTCTGCTGGATCTGCTGCGGCCAAACGAGTAG
- the obgE gene encoding GTPase ObgE, whose product MFFDRVEVEFLAGKGGDGCMSFRKEKYVPKGGPDGGNGGRGASIILEARLGVNSLAQFANRKFFRAEKGGFGMGALRHGRKGREMRLYVPCGTSIIDAKDGFVIKDLTQIGEEFVICRGGKGGFGNARFKTAQNQAPRIRELGEPGEVRHVIMELKSIADVGLIGKPNAGKSTLLSRISSARPEIADYPFTTKYPNLGIVDVDTERSFVLADIPGLIEGASEGIGLGHEFLRHVERAGLLVHLIEPAPVDGSDPIQNYVAIREELHHYDESLADRDELVVMTKCELDPDGEVREQLQAYFNENPANHSRELRSISAATDVGLKELVGEIMVRVSKRREEMREAGITPTLIRQDDAPATPKKERRVPPHKAAATECLSDEIRAQDIQGASTLSDTGKVVPGERRDRPS is encoded by the coding sequence ATGTTTTTTGATCGCGTTGAAGTTGAGTTCCTGGCCGGCAAGGGTGGCGATGGCTGCATGAGCTTTCGCAAGGAAAAGTACGTCCCCAAAGGCGGCCCGGATGGCGGCAACGGCGGACGAGGGGCCAGCATCATCCTGGAAGCTCGTCTGGGAGTGAACTCGTTGGCCCAGTTTGCCAATCGCAAGTTCTTTCGGGCCGAAAAGGGTGGCTTTGGGATGGGCGCCCTGCGACACGGACGAAAAGGCCGTGAAATGCGGTTGTACGTGCCCTGTGGAACCAGCATCATCGACGCCAAAGACGGTTTTGTGATCAAGGATCTGACCCAAATCGGGGAGGAGTTCGTGATCTGTCGCGGCGGCAAAGGTGGCTTCGGGAACGCTCGCTTCAAAACGGCACAGAACCAGGCGCCGCGAATTCGCGAGCTGGGCGAGCCCGGCGAAGTGCGGCACGTGATCATGGAGCTGAAGTCGATCGCCGATGTGGGGCTGATCGGAAAACCCAACGCTGGCAAAAGCACGCTGCTTTCACGCATCAGCAGTGCTCGTCCAGAAATCGCGGATTACCCGTTTACGACCAAGTATCCCAACCTCGGCATCGTCGATGTCGACACAGAACGATCGTTTGTGCTGGCGGACATTCCCGGGTTGATCGAAGGAGCCAGTGAGGGCATCGGCTTGGGGCACGAGTTCCTGCGACACGTCGAACGCGCCGGTTTGCTGGTTCACCTGATCGAACCCGCGCCGGTTGATGGAAGCGATCCCATTCAAAACTACGTCGCAATTCGAGAGGAACTGCATCATTACGATGAGTCGCTCGCCGACCGTGATGAATTGGTGGTGATGACCAAGTGCGAACTCGATCCTGACGGTGAAGTCCGCGAGCAGCTTCAGGCATACTTCAACGAGAATCCAGCCAATCATTCTCGCGAACTGCGTTCGATCAGTGCTGCGACCGATGTCGGACTGAAGGAATTGGTCGGCGAAATCATGGTCCGGGTCAGCAAGCGTCGGGAAGAAATGAGGGAAGCTGGGATCACCCCCACGCTGATCCGCCAAGACGATGCACCGGCGACACCGAAAAAGGAACGTCGCGTTCCGCCTCACAAGGCTGCTGCCACGGAGTGCTTGTCCGACGAAATTCGAGCCCAGGACATTCAGGGTGCGTCCACGTTGTCCGACACCGGGAAGGTTGTCCCCGGTGAACGTCGCGACCGCCCTTCTTGA
- the gap gene encoding type I glyceraldehyde-3-phosphate dehydrogenase has translation MAIKVAINGFGRIGRLTFRNLMERSDEFEVVAINDLTDNRTLAMLLKYDSIHGRFDGTVEYDDTSLTVNGKKIVALAERDPRNLPWKDHNVDIAIESTGFFTARSTADKPGYDSHLAAGAKKVVLSAPAKDGADLTCVLGVNDDKLTADLNCVSNASCTTNCLAPVAKVLNDSFGIESGLMTTVHAYTNDQNVQDQPHADLYRARAAAVNIIPTSTGAAKAVGLVIPELQGKLTGIAMRVPVPTGSVVDLTVNLSKEVTKEDINLAIQTAAEGPMKGILFYAVDPIVSSDIVHDPHSSIFASDFTQVLGDKGKMVKVVSWYDNEWGYSSRTADLCSKLGKML, from the coding sequence GTGGCTATTAAAGTAGCAATCAACGGCTTTGGCCGAATCGGACGTTTGACTTTTCGCAACCTGATGGAGCGAAGCGACGAGTTCGAAGTGGTCGCGATCAACGATTTGACCGACAATCGCACCTTGGCAATGTTGCTCAAGTACGACAGCATCCACGGTCGTTTCGACGGCACCGTCGAGTACGACGACACCTCGTTGACCGTCAACGGCAAGAAAATTGTGGCTTTGGCTGAGCGTGATCCACGCAACTTGCCTTGGAAAGACCACAACGTCGACATCGCCATCGAGTCGACTGGCTTCTTCACCGCACGTTCGACCGCCGACAAGCCCGGCTACGACAGCCACTTGGCTGCTGGTGCAAAGAAGGTTGTGTTGTCCGCACCTGCCAAAGACGGTGCTGACCTGACCTGCGTGTTGGGCGTCAACGACGACAAGCTCACCGCCGATTTGAACTGCGTCAGCAACGCTTCCTGCACGACCAACTGCTTGGCTCCCGTTGCCAAGGTCCTGAACGATTCGTTCGGAATCGAATCGGGCCTGATGACGACCGTTCACGCGTACACGAACGATCAAAACGTCCAGGACCAGCCACACGCTGACCTGTATCGTGCTCGCGCTGCCGCTGTGAACATCATCCCAACCAGCACCGGTGCTGCCAAAGCCGTTGGATTGGTGATTCCTGAACTGCAAGGCAAGCTGACTGGCATCGCGATGCGAGTTCCAGTGCCAACGGGCAGCGTGGTCGACTTGACCGTCAACCTGAGCAAGGAAGTCACCAAGGAAGACATCAACCTGGCGATTCAGACCGCTGCAGAAGGCCCGATGAAGGGCATTCTGTTCTACGCTGTCGACCCGATCGTCAGCAGCGACATTGTGCACGACCCACACAGCAGCATCTTCGCCTCGGACTTCACCCAAGTCCTCGGCGACAAGGGCAAGATGGTCAAAGTCGTGTCTTGGTACGACAACGAATGGGGCTACTCCAGCCGTACCGCTGACCTGTGCAGCAAACTCGGCAAAATGCTCTAA
- a CDS encoding class I SAM-dependent methyltransferase has translation MTDLRPENPASPAESPRRDRGETSARIEQSQWRRPAGVAAGTWRYVQQGSIASHYDAFVADTPLCTLDQTILHQVFQSIDLARVPAGPAKGVPHPSQRKLFSASEDWVLDLGCGTGRAATELSRLGRNVLAIDLSQPMLDHVRERAKRAQAESTDQRTGTIVPLRANLVQLDCLADNSAAGAVCLFSTLGMIQGRANRRAVLCHASRIVRPGGKFLLHVHNRYASLAQSGGKRLLAKSWLQSITSREHEFGDATYAYRGLPDMFLHRYSRRELIADLKSSGWQISHLHRLSLDGSAMIEDGPTSRLQIAGGYLVEATTNFNSGMLAKVNC, from the coding sequence ATGACCGATCTTCGGCCCGAAAATCCCGCCTCACCTGCCGAGTCCCCGCGACGGGATCGAGGCGAAACATCGGCAAGAATTGAACAATCCCAATGGCGACGCCCGGCCGGAGTCGCGGCTGGAACCTGGCGATACGTGCAACAAGGGTCCATCGCGAGCCACTACGATGCCTTTGTGGCAGACACTCCGCTCTGCACGTTGGACCAGACAATCCTGCACCAAGTGTTCCAATCGATTGATTTGGCCCGGGTGCCAGCGGGACCAGCCAAGGGGGTGCCCCATCCGTCGCAGCGAAAACTTTTTTCTGCATCCGAGGATTGGGTGCTCGATTTGGGCTGCGGAACCGGGCGAGCGGCCACTGAACTGTCACGTCTCGGCAGGAACGTGCTCGCGATTGACCTCTCTCAGCCCATGCTCGACCATGTCCGGGAGCGAGCGAAACGAGCCCAGGCGGAATCAACCGACCAGCGGACTGGAACAATCGTTCCCCTGCGAGCCAACTTGGTCCAGCTCGATTGCCTGGCCGACAATTCAGCCGCGGGAGCAGTCTGCCTGTTCAGCACCCTGGGCATGATCCAAGGCCGAGCGAATCGACGAGCGGTCCTGTGTCATGCATCGAGGATTGTCCGCCCCGGCGGCAAGTTCTTGCTGCACGTCCACAACCGCTACGCGTCGCTCGCTCAATCGGGCGGCAAACGTCTGCTCGCCAAGAGCTGGCTGCAATCAATCACCAGCCGCGAACATGAATTCGGCGACGCCACGTATGCCTACCGAGGCCTGCCCGACATGTTCCTGCACCGCTATTCGCGACGAGAACTGATCGCGGATCTCAAAAGCAGCGGCTGGCAGATCAGCCACCTCCACCGACTGTCGCTCGATGGATCCGCAATGATCGAAGACGGCCCCACAAGCCGATTGCAAATCGCAGGGGGCTATTTGGTGGAGGCAACAACAAATTTTAACAGCGGAATGCTTGCGAAAGTGAACTGCTAA
- a CDS encoding PEP-CTERM sorting domain-containing protein, translated as MIRFYRTFYVAVLLLGFAFEQRAVAAVTVVLDFNDLASSSSEAEVVGNTYSNSGFLISNPDNLPTFQAMQIYGSNHPDYILGSGAALHSDNPGSDFTLTKLDGGEFRLASIDIGKFKDSVLNPATLTVNFHGSFAGGGSFSDNYSVSVDDDEFQTINFGTDFVGINSITWGFDTPFYQFDNVTLEVSAVPEPTTLAFLGVGLGVAGVRRVRRKRFENAVA; from the coding sequence ATGATTCGTTTTTATCGCACTTTTTACGTGGCAGTTTTGTTGCTCGGATTTGCTTTTGAGCAAAGAGCGGTCGCGGCAGTCACCGTCGTGCTTGATTTCAATGACTTGGCATCGAGTAGCAGCGAAGCGGAAGTGGTTGGCAACACATACTCGAACTCAGGCTTCTTGATATCGAATCCTGATAACTTGCCGACGTTCCAGGCGATGCAAATTTATGGTTCCAACCATCCTGATTACATCCTTGGGTCAGGGGCAGCGTTGCACTCAGACAATCCTGGGTCCGATTTCACGTTGACCAAGCTGGATGGAGGCGAGTTTCGTTTGGCATCCATTGATATTGGTAAATTCAAAGATAGCGTTTTAAACCCGGCCACTCTGACTGTGAACTTTCATGGCTCTTTTGCGGGAGGTGGTAGTTTTAGCGATAACTATTCAGTGAGCGTGGATGACGACGAGTTCCAGACGATCAACTTTGGAACCGATTTTGTTGGCATTAACTCGATTACTTGGGGATTCGACACTCCATTCTACCAGTTTGATAACGTGACGCTCGAAGTCAGTGCAGTTCCGGAGCCAACGACTCTGGCTTTTCTCGGAGTTGGATTGGGCGTTGCAGGAGTTCGTCGTGTCCGACGCAAGCGTTTTGAGAACGCCGTTGCTTAG
- a CDS encoding response regulator transcription factor, whose translation MSKTKVLIVEDYRPLVETLEYQLKRAGYEVYRAADGREALNQAKLYLPDVVVLDVDLPILSGVEVCKQLRSDATTKDTLILMLSALGEESDQVVGFAVGADDYVVKPVESYKVLLQRIKALLRRREPSLEDADAVSRCGVTVDRRRFVATIEGEAVKLTKSEFRLLDTLIRQPGRAFDRSELVDAALGEDTMVLERTIDVHVRALRKKMNEHADLVETVRGIGYRFREE comes from the coding sequence ATGTCAAAAACCAAAGTTCTCATCGTTGAAGATTATCGGCCGCTGGTGGAAACGCTCGAGTACCAGCTCAAGCGGGCCGGTTACGAAGTCTATCGAGCGGCGGACGGTCGAGAGGCTCTCAATCAAGCGAAGCTGTATCTGCCCGATGTTGTTGTGTTGGACGTTGACCTGCCCATTCTGAGCGGCGTGGAAGTCTGCAAGCAGTTGCGATCCGATGCAACGACCAAGGACACGCTGATTTTGATGCTCAGTGCCTTGGGGGAAGAATCCGACCAAGTCGTCGGATTCGCGGTCGGAGCGGATGATTACGTTGTCAAACCAGTCGAGAGCTACAAAGTCCTGCTGCAGCGAATCAAGGCACTTTTGCGGCGTCGCGAACCTAGTCTGGAAGACGCCGACGCGGTTTCGCGTTGCGGTGTGACGGTTGATCGCCGGCGTTTTGTCGCCACGATCGAGGGAGAAGCGGTCAAGCTGACCAAGAGCGAATTCCGGTTGCTGGACACGCTGATCCGTCAGCCTGGCCGAGCATTCGACCGCAGCGAACTGGTCGACGCGGCCCTGGGCGAAGACACGATGGTGCTGGAGCGAACCATCGACGTCCACGTCCGAGCCCTCCGCAAAAAGATGAACGAACACGCCGATTTGGTGGAAACCGTGCGAGGGATCGGGTATCGATTTCGGGAGGAATAG
- a CDS encoding TatD family hydrolase: MNPLFDTHAHLNSKDFNDNVAEVVERARQAGVVGIGVIGIDLATSRRAVELAAEFPEMIHAVVGIQPNSVAESSAGDFAEIEKLATAPGVRGIGETGLDCYWDDTPIEQQQAAFDQHIDLACRTNLPMVIHMRESGELIAEQLARQTKLPAAVMHSFTGDWELAERCLDMGLMISFAGMVTFKKSDDLREVAKRVPEDRLLIETDSPYLSPEPLRGKRPNEPARVEHVLRCLADARNVPTAKLAAATTENAKRFFQLA, translated from the coding sequence ATGAATCCCCTGTTCGACACTCATGCTCATTTGAATTCCAAGGATTTCAACGACAACGTCGCCGAAGTGGTCGAGCGTGCTCGTCAGGCCGGCGTGGTTGGCATTGGCGTGATCGGAATCGATCTGGCGACCAGCCGCCGAGCGGTTGAGTTGGCAGCCGAGTTCCCCGAGATGATTCATGCTGTTGTCGGAATCCAACCCAACTCGGTCGCAGAGTCGTCCGCGGGCGATTTTGCTGAAATTGAAAAGCTCGCGACGGCTCCAGGAGTTCGCGGGATCGGCGAAACCGGGCTGGATTGTTACTGGGACGACACACCGATTGAGCAGCAACAGGCGGCCTTTGACCAACACATCGATCTGGCTTGTCGAACCAACCTGCCGATGGTCATCCACATGCGTGAAAGCGGCGAACTGATCGCGGAACAATTGGCTCGGCAGACAAAACTTCCTGCCGCCGTGATGCATTCGTTCACTGGTGATTGGGAACTGGCCGAGCGTTGCCTGGACATGGGGCTGATGATCAGTTTCGCTGGCATGGTGACTTTCAAAAAGAGCGACGATCTTCGCGAAGTCGCCAAACGAGTGCCTGAGGATCGACTGCTGATCGAGACCGATTCACCGTATTTGTCGCCCGAACCGCTGCGGGGCAAACGGCCAAACGAGCCCGCTCGAGTCGAACACGTGCTGCGTTGCTTGGCGGATGCCAGAAACGTCCCGACTGCGAAACTGGCGGCCGCGACGACGGAGAACGCCAAGCGATTTTTTCAGCTTGCGTGA
- a CDS encoding sulfatase family protein yields MFPSTFRAITCSMAILCVAPVVAQDQPAATNPNVSARPNIVWIMSEDNSKHYLKHFDETGVETPAIEAMAAHGVTFDRAFSNAPVCSTARTTLITGCYGPRIGTQFHRRTEPATLPQGVEMFPAWLRQSGYYTTNSSKEDYNAKKRMQPWDDSSRKASWKNRPSDDTPFFHVVTFADSHEGRLHFDVDALQKPTKFDQETVSLQPYFPDTQVFRHTAAFYRDRMSIIDEKVASVVAQLEQAGELENTFVFYFGDHGGVLPRGKGYIYESGLHVPLVVRIPDNYRRLVDREIGSRTKGFVSFIDFAPTVLSLAGVPLDKAGPIDGKAFLGQRIDAAEVDSRDTTFGYADRMDEKYDLVRSIRVGDWKLIRSFESFQPDAMWADYRYKMLAYQQWRDRYHTGKLNNVQSQFFKPRPPELLFNLADDPHEVNNLAGDPLHGDRLTELRMKLNAHLKQTNDLGFLTEAGMLKILDAPVANGKRLSHEIASYIDTANIAVMPWDQASKALLSAINSGDMLQRYWALVAASSIAASNRSANLDMAADDTFLKLLRRRTLDPEPLVASRAAQLAAILQTEDPRPVFQRTLQLSQSPTEALQIFNMVRHVHALPGTPFPMGSKMFQLPFQPDPKGLIQQHLDHLDLP; encoded by the coding sequence ATGTTTCCATCGACGTTCCGTGCCATCACTTGCTCGATGGCGATCCTCTGCGTCGCTCCGGTGGTCGCGCAAGACCAACCTGCGGCAACGAATCCCAACGTTTCCGCTCGACCGAACATCGTTTGGATCATGTCGGAGGACAATTCCAAACACTACCTGAAACACTTTGACGAAACCGGCGTGGAGACACCCGCAATCGAGGCCATGGCCGCACATGGCGTGACGTTCGATCGAGCCTTCAGCAACGCTCCGGTTTGTTCCACCGCACGAACGACCTTGATCACCGGTTGCTATGGGCCTCGGATTGGGACTCAGTTCCATCGACGCACCGAACCAGCCACACTGCCGCAAGGCGTGGAAATGTTCCCGGCTTGGTTGCGGCAATCTGGCTACTACACGACCAATAGTTCCAAAGAGGACTACAACGCGAAAAAGCGGATGCAGCCGTGGGATGATTCCTCGCGAAAGGCGTCTTGGAAAAACCGTCCCTCCGACGACACACCGTTCTTCCACGTGGTCACATTTGCTGATTCACACGAAGGCAGGCTGCACTTCGACGTCGACGCATTGCAAAAGCCAACCAAGTTCGACCAAGAAACCGTTTCGCTGCAGCCGTACTTTCCCGACACGCAAGTCTTCCGGCACACCGCCGCGTTCTATCGCGATCGGATGAGCATCATCGATGAGAAAGTCGCGAGCGTGGTCGCTCAATTGGAACAAGCCGGCGAGCTGGAAAACACGTTCGTGTTTTACTTCGGTGACCACGGCGGCGTGCTGCCTCGTGGGAAAGGCTACATCTATGAATCAGGCCTGCACGTGCCATTGGTCGTTCGCATTCCCGACAACTACCGCCGCCTGGTCGATCGCGAGATCGGATCTCGCACCAAGGGGTTCGTGTCGTTCATTGACTTTGCTCCCACTGTGCTGAGTCTCGCGGGCGTGCCGCTGGACAAGGCGGGGCCAATCGACGGCAAAGCTTTCCTCGGGCAACGAATCGATGCGGCCGAAGTTGACTCGCGAGACACCACGTTTGGCTACGCCGACCGGATGGACGAAAAGTATGATCTGGTACGCTCGATCCGCGTGGGCGACTGGAAACTGATTCGCTCGTTTGAATCCTTCCAACCCGACGCGATGTGGGCGGACTACCGCTACAAGATGCTGGCGTATCAACAGTGGCGAGACCGATATCACACGGGCAAACTCAACAACGTTCAAAGCCAGTTTTTCAAACCGCGTCCACCCGAGTTGCTGTTCAACTTGGCGGACGATCCGCATGAAGTGAATAACTTGGCCGGAGATCCCCTGCACGGCGATCGGCTGACTGAATTGCGAATGAAGCTGAACGCGCACCTGAAGCAAACCAACGACCTGGGCTTCTTGACTGAAGCCGGCATGCTGAAAATCCTGGACGCGCCGGTTGCCAACGGAAAGCGATTGTCGCACGAGATTGCCAGCTACATCGACACCGCCAACATCGCGGTCATGCCCTGGGATCAAGCCAGCAAAGCGTTGCTGTCCGCTATCAACAGCGGCGACATGCTCCAGCGATACTGGGCCCTGGTCGCGGCCAGTTCCATCGCGGCATCGAACCGCTCTGCCAATCTGGACATGGCCGCGGACGACACGTTCCTCAAATTGTTGCGCCGCCGAACCTTGGATCCAGAACCGTTGGTTGCCTCCCGAGCCGCACAACTCGCCGCGATTCTTCAAACGGAAGACCCGCGTCCGGTCTTTCAACGCACGCTGCAGCTCAGCCAATCGCCTACGGAAGCTCTGCAAATTTTCAACATGGTGCGGCACGTCCACGCCTTGCCGGGCACGCCCTTTCCGATGGGTTCGAAAATGTTCCAATTGCCTTTTCAACCCGATCCCAAAGGTTTGATTCAACAGCACCTCGATCACTTGGACCTGCCTTAG